A region of the Sporolituus thermophilus DSM 23256 genome:
TATTTCCGGTTTTGTTGCAACTTTCCAGGGCTCATTTGGCCAAGCTTCGCCGGGATAGAGCAACTGTCGGCCTGGCGACGTGGTTTGACCGGGAATTAGGCGATATTCTCAGTCAAATGCCGGCAAGCGGTTTTCCTTTGATTTTAAGCCTACAAGAACAGGGATTGTTTGCTCTTGGATATTATCATCAGAAAAACGACGGCAAACCAAGCGCACAGGTAGGAGGGGACAATAATGATTAAGGAAATTATTTGTGATGTTACCAAACGCCATGACTTTATTTTGTTGTTTGATGTAACTGATGGCAATCCGAATGGTGATCCTGATGCCGGCAATATGCCCCGAGTAGACCCCGAAACAATGCAAGGCATTGTGACTGATGTTGCGATTAAACGCAAAGTGCGCAATTTTATAACAGTAGCTTATGGTAACCAACCCGGGCTGGGTATATATGTCCAAGAAAGGGGTATACTGGCTAATCTGCAAAAGCAGGTCTACCAAGAACTGAACCTCGAACCATCGGACAAACCAAACGATGATGCGCGTAAAAAAATGTGTGAAAAATACTATGACGTGCGGATGTTCGGTGCGGTCATGACTACCGGTAAAGTGCAAGAAGAAGCCGACCAAAAAGAAAAAGGGAATAAGGGTAAAAAAGAGTCCAAAAAAGCCTGGAACTGCGGCCAGGTTCGGGGACCGGTGCAGCTTACGTTTGCCCGCTCAATAGATCCTATTTTGCCACTAGATTTGACGATAACAAGAGTAGCATTGACTAATGCCGACGACGTAAAGGGCGGTTCGGAGGAAGACGAAAAGGCTCGTTCTGGGCAAATTGGCCGCAAACAGGTCATTCCTTATGGCCTGTATCGGACATATGGCTTTTTTAATCCGCATTTTGCCCAAGAAACCGGTGTGACGGCAAAAGACCTGGAAATATTCTGGCAAGCGTTGGTTAATATGTGGGATATCGATCGTTCGGCCAGCCGGGGCTATACGGCTTGCCGGGGGTTGTATATATTTACGCATTCGAACGAACTGGGCAATGCGCCGGCCCACAAGCTGTTTGATTGTTTAGTTATTAACCGCAAAACAGAATGCCCTGCTCGGCATATATCAGATTATGAAATTATTTTAAACAAAGACAACCTGGTTTCGGGTGTTACCGTTCATAATTTATTGGAAGTGTAAAAATGGTGCATGAAAACTTGCTGGATGATGACTGGCTAATGTTGTCTGGCATACAGCATTACAGCTATTGTCCGCGCCAATTTGCTATCATTCATATGGAGCAAATATTTGAGGACAATATATTTACAATCAAAGGACATCATATACATGAAAAAGTTGACATAGAAGATGACACCGTCTGTGGTGATGGCGTAGTTGTGGCATCGGCCCTTCCATTGTGGTCGGATAAACTAAGGCTAATTGGGCGGGCTGACCGAGTAGAATTTCGTAATGGCGTGCCTTATCCGGTAGAGTTTAAGTCCGGTTATCGCAAAGAAAAAATACACGATGCACTTCAGTTGTGTGCGCAGGCGATGTGTTTAGAAGAAATGACCGGGATACCAGTTACAGTCGGGGCGATTTACTATTATTCCTCCCGGCGCCGTTTAGAGGTCGTGTTTGATAATAATATGCGGGAGAAAGTAAC
Encoded here:
- the cas7c gene encoding type I-C CRISPR-associated protein Cas7/Csd2 produces the protein MIKEIICDVTKRHDFILLFDVTDGNPNGDPDAGNMPRVDPETMQGIVTDVAIKRKVRNFITVAYGNQPGLGIYVQERGILANLQKQVYQELNLEPSDKPNDDARKKMCEKYYDVRMFGAVMTTGKVQEEADQKEKGNKGKKESKKAWNCGQVRGPVQLTFARSIDPILPLDLTITRVALTNADDVKGGSEEDEKARSGQIGRKQVIPYGLYRTYGFFNPHFAQETGVTAKDLEIFWQALVNMWDIDRSASRGYTACRGLYIFTHSNELGNAPAHKLFDCLVINRKTECPARHISDYEIILNKDNLVSGVTVHNLLEV
- the cas4 gene encoding CRISPR-associated protein Cas4, with the translated sequence MVHENLLDDDWLMLSGIQHYSYCPRQFAIIHMEQIFEDNIFTIKGHHIHEKVDIEDDTVCGDGVVVASALPLWSDKLRLIGRADRVEFRNGVPYPVEFKSGYRKEKIHDALQLCAQAMCLEEMTGIPVTVGAIYYYSSRRRLEVVFDNNMREKVTEIVLKMRQLLSKGTLPAPPNDQRCVDCSLIRVCLPELAGHAERFKNLLQELYDRGTA